In the Brevundimonas mediterranea genome, CTTCCGCCGTCGGCGTTGACGACTGGGCGAAGGCGGAGGTGGCGAGCGCGGCGAGGCCGACACCCGCTGCGAGGGAGCGGTGAATAATCATGAATAACGCTCATAGGGTGCGACTGTTAAGGAAGGCCCAAATGGCTATAAGCAGAAATGCGTATCAGCGTTGGGCAAGGCGCCGGATGCAGTACAGGCGCCGCGCTTTCGCGACGGCGCCTGTGCAGGAAGCAACTCAGTCGGCGGTGACCAGCTCCTTGTCACCGGGGCCGGCCGCCGGATCGGGCTGGGCCGCGATCGGCTGCGACGGACCGTTCAAGGCCGCGTGCAAGGCGTCCCGGTCCAGTTCGCCCTCCCATCGGGCGACGACGATGGTGGCCACGGCGTTGCCGATGAAGTTGGTCAGGGCCCGGCACTCGCTCATGAACCGGTCGATGCCCAGGATCAGCGCCATGCCCGCGACCGGAACGGTAGGAACCACCGACAGGGTCGCCGCCAGGGTGATGAAGCCGGCGCCGGTGATGCCGGCCGCCCCCTTGGAGGACAGCATGGCGACCAGCAGCAGCAGGATCTGTTGCTGCAGGGTCAGTTCGATGTTCAGGGCCTGGGCGATGAACAGGGCCGCCATGGTCATGTAGATGTTGGTGCCGTCCAGATTGAACGAATAGCCGGTCGGGACGACCAGGCCGACGACCGACTTGGAGGCGCCGGCGCGTTCCATCTTGTTGAGCAACGACGGCAGGGCGGCTTCCGACGAGGAGGTGCCCAGGACCAGCAGCAGTTCCTCCTTCAGATAGCGGATCAGCTTCAGGATGTTGAAGCCGTTGGCCCAGGCGACCAGGCCCAGGATGCCGACCACGAAGATGACGGCGGTGAGGTAGAAGGTGGCGACCAGCGCGGCCAGATTGGCGATGGAGCCGATCCCATATTTGCCGATGGTGAAGGCGAAGGCGCCGAAGGCCCCGATGGGCGCGGCCTTCATCAGGATGGCCACCAGCTTGAAGAAGGCGTGGCTGATCGATTCCAGGAAGCTCAGCACCGGCTTGCCGACGTCGCCGACCAGGGCCAGGGCCAGGCCGAACAGGACCGAGACGAACAGGACCTGGAGGATATTGCCCTCGGAGAAGGCGGAAACCATCGTGTCCGGGATGATGCCCATCAGGAAGCCGGTGATGGTCGTCTCATGCGCCTGTTCCGAATATTTGGCGACGGCGCCGACATCCAGGGTGGCCGGATCGATGTTCAGGCCGCGTCCGGGCTGGACCAGGTTGGCGATGATCAGGCCGACGATCAGGGCCAGGGTCGAGAAGGTCAGGAAATAGGCGAAGGCCTTGGCCGCCACGCGCCCCACGCGGCCGAGGTCGCTCATGCCGGCGATGCCGGTGACGATGGTCAGGAAGATGACCGGGGCGATGATCATCTTCACCAACTTGATGAAGGCGTCGCCCAGCGGCTTGAGGCTTTCGCCGAAGCTGGGCCAGAAATGGCCGATGATCGCGCCGGCCACGATGGCGGTCAGAACCTGGAAATACAGATGCCGGTAAAAGGGCCGACGCACGGCCGGTTCTGCGGTGGAGGGAAGCGCGATCACGGAAGGCTCCTGTCACTGCGGGACCATCCCGCGGTTTCCTCGACGGGCCCCACGTCTGCGGCGAGGCTCCGAGGTCCAGTGTCCGGCAGGGTGAAGCCGCTTCCAAACCCCTTCGAAAGACGATCTAGAAGGCTGTTTTTTCAACAAAATATCCTAGCGATCCTCCCAGAATCGGGATCGGCAGTGCGGCTGGACGCACAAGGTGATGGCCTAGTCGTGCGAAATGTCGCACAGATAGGCGCATGACTCGTTCGTCGCCGCCCCTGACTATCGAAGGACTTTCGAGTATCGCTCGACAGCCCTGGGTCTTGCTGACGCTTGGCTGGCTGGCGGCGAGCGCCGTGCTGGCGGGCGTCGCGGGCGAGGCCGCGCGGCGCGATGCGACCGGCGAACTGGAACGCCAGGCGACGGCCGGCGCCGCCCTGCACGCCGCCGTGCTGCGCAGCGAACTGGACAAGCAGCGCGCCATCCCCATCGTCCTGGCCGGCGATCCCGATGTGGCCGCCCTGCTGACCACGCCCAGCGCCCAGGCCGTGAACGGGGTGGACCGCAAGCTGGAGCGGCTGGCGTCCCAGACCCGCGCCGCCGTCATCTATGTGCTGGACGCGCGGGGCCTGACCCTGGCGTCCAGCAACTGGCGGGCCTCGACCAGTTTCGTCGGTTCGCGCTACGAGTTCCGGCCCTATTTCATCAATGCGATGCGCGACGCCGAAGGCGAGTTCTACGCCCTGGGCACCCGCAGCGGCCGACCCGGCCTCTATCTGTCGCGCCGTGTGGACTCAGCGGACGGCGCGCCCCTGGGCGTGGTTGTGCTGAAGGTCGAGTTCGACGACCTGGAGGCCGAATGGCGCGGCTCGGGCGAGCCCGCCTGGGTCTCAGATCCGGGCGGCGTCGTCCTGGTCACCAGCATCCCGGAATGGCGCTTCCGCACGACCGAACCGATGGACGAGCGACGGCGTCGCCTCAGCCTGACCGACCTCACCCTCCACCCCGGCGCCCTGTCCCCCCTGCCCTTCCAGACGCCGAACGGCGACCGGCCCCGGCTGGTGCGGACGGCCGTCGGCGACGGCCGTCCGCAGACATGGGTGCATTCGGAGACGGATACGGCCGCGCCCGGCTGGACCCTGCATCTGCTGACGCCCGAACGGGGGGTGATCGGGGCGGCGGTGGCGGGCGCGCGCGGTCTGGCCCTGTTGATCACCAGCCTTCTGGCCCTGGGCGTGGCCGTGCTGCTGCGCCGGCGTCATCTGGCCCGCGCCAAGGCTCAGGCGGAGGAAGAAGGCCGGCTGGAGCTGGAGCGCCGCATCCACGAACGCACGCGCGAACTGCACGACGCCAATCTGGCCCTGAACCGCCAGATCGAGGAGCGCCGCCGCGCCGAGGCCGCGCGGGAGCTGCTGCGCGACGAACTGGTGCAGGCCAGCAAACTGGCCGCCCTGGGCCAGATCGTCGCCAGCGTGGCGCACGAGATCAACCAACCCGTCGCCGCCATCCGGACCTATGCAGAGACCGCGAAACTGTTGCTGAGCCGCGACCAGCCCGACAAGGTCGGAGACGTGCTTCAGCGCATCGGCGGTCTGACCAAACGGATCGGCGCCATCACCCAGGATCTGCGGCTGTTCTCACGCAAGGCCACGCCGACCATCGACGCCATCCGGCTGGAGGACGCCATCCAGGGCGGGCTGGAACTGACGCGCGGGCGGGTGGAGGAACGCGGGGTCAGACTGGAGCGGATCGGCGACGGCGACGTGCAGGTCCGCGCCCACCAGTTCCGTCTGGAACAGGTCATCGTCAATCTGATCAAGAACGCCGCCGAGGCGATGGAAGGCCAGACCGACGCCCGCCTGACCCTGGCCGTGGCGCGCGACGGCGAGCGGGTGCGGCTGATCTTCGCCGACAACGGGCCCGGCGTGGCGCCCGATGTGGCGCGCCAGCTGTTCACGCCCTTCGTCACCACCCGCGCCAACGGCCTGGGCCTGGGGCTGGTCATCTGCCGCGACATCGTCGCCAGTTTCGGGGGCGAGCTGGATCTGGTCCCCGCCGAACGGGGCGCGACCTTCGTCGCCGTCCTGAAGGCCGCCTGATGCGCCCGCCCCTGCCGCAGACCGTCGCCCTGATTGAGGACGACGCCGACTTTCGCCAGGCCCTGGTCGAACGCCTGACGCTTGAAGGACTGGAGGTGCGCGCCTTCACGGCGGCCGAGCCCGCCCTGAAGGCGCTGGACGCAGACTTCCCGGGCGTGGTCGTGACCGACCTGAGGATGCCGGGCATGGACGGCCGCCAGTTGCTGACGCGGCTGCAGGCCCTGGACACGAGTCTGCCGGTCATCATGATCACCGGCCACGGCGACATCGCCGACGCCGTGGCCGCCATGCACGACGGCGCCTATGATTTCGTCGCCAAGCCCTTTCCGTTCGAGCGGCTGCAGGACAGCCTGAACCGGGCGCTGGAGAAGCGCAGTCTGGTGCTGGAGAACCGCCGCCTGGTCGCCATGGCCGCCGAAGGCGGGCACGAACTGCCGC is a window encoding:
- a CDS encoding dicarboxylate/amino acid:cation symporter, with product MIALPSTAEPAVRRPFYRHLYFQVLTAIVAGAIIGHFWPSFGESLKPLGDAFIKLVKMIIAPVIFLTIVTGIAGMSDLGRVGRVAAKAFAYFLTFSTLALIVGLIIANLVQPGRGLNIDPATLDVGAVAKYSEQAHETTITGFLMGIIPDTMVSAFSEGNILQVLFVSVLFGLALALVGDVGKPVLSFLESISHAFFKLVAILMKAAPIGAFGAFAFTIGKYGIGSIANLAALVATFYLTAVIFVVGILGLVAWANGFNILKLIRYLKEELLLVLGTSSSEAALPSLLNKMERAGASKSVVGLVVPTGYSFNLDGTNIYMTMAALFIAQALNIELTLQQQILLLLVAMLSSKGAAGITGAGFITLAATLSVVPTVPVAGMALILGIDRFMSECRALTNFIGNAVATIVVARWEGELDRDALHAALNGPSQPIAAQPDPAAGPGDKELVTAD
- a CDS encoding sensor histidine kinase: MLTLGWLAASAVLAGVAGEAARRDATGELERQATAGAALHAAVLRSELDKQRAIPIVLAGDPDVAALLTTPSAQAVNGVDRKLERLASQTRAAVIYVLDARGLTLASSNWRASTSFVGSRYEFRPYFINAMRDAEGEFYALGTRSGRPGLYLSRRVDSADGAPLGVVVLKVEFDDLEAEWRGSGEPAWVSDPGGVVLVTSIPEWRFRTTEPMDERRRRLSLTDLTLHPGALSPLPFQTPNGDRPRLVRTAVGDGRPQTWVHSETDTAAPGWTLHLLTPERGVIGAAVAGARGLALLITSLLALGVAVLLRRRHLARAKAQAEEEGRLELERRIHERTRELHDANLALNRQIEERRRAEAARELLRDELVQASKLAALGQIVASVAHEINQPVAAIRTYAETAKLLLSRDQPDKVGDVLQRIGGLTKRIGAITQDLRLFSRKATPTIDAIRLEDAIQGGLELTRGRVEERGVRLERIGDGDVQVRAHQFRLEQVIVNLIKNAAEAMEGQTDARLTLAVARDGERVRLIFADNGPGVAPDVARQLFTPFVTTRANGLGLGLVICRDIVASFGGELDLVPAERGATFVAVLKAA